A stretch of Henckelia pumila isolate YLH828 chromosome 4, ASM3356847v2, whole genome shotgun sequence DNA encodes these proteins:
- the LOC140866240 gene encoding nicotianamine aminotransferase 1-like isoform X1 yields the protein MENKFAKWGLKNQKEAKVTIREILEKMKKELKNDDERPMIHLGHGDPSAYSSFRTTPVAEEAVNGALRSAKFNGYAPAAGLPESRRAVAEFLSKDLPYNLSEEDIFITAGAAHAIELILTVLAQPGANILLPRPGYPSYEAHSSFVDLEVRHFDLFPEKDWEIDLDGVEALADVNTVAMVVINPGNPSGSVFTWEHLRKIAETAKRLGIVLISDEVYYDLVFGGNKFVPMGVFGSVTPVVSLGTMSKRWLVPGWRLGWIALSDPNGILEKSGITECIKNYRNISADSTTLIQGAIPEILEKTPKDFISNIVVLLREAADACCSQIMEIPFLYLPQKPQGAMSTMVKLNLDMLEGIEDDMDFCFKLAKEESVLILPGSVLGLKNWLRISFAADLASLEEGLHRIKAFCCRHSNMIM from the exons ATGGAGAATAAATTTGCAAAATGGGGTCTCAAGAACCAGAAAGAGGCTAAGGTTACCATTAGAGAAATTCTCGAAAAGATGAAGAAAGAACTGAAGAATGATGATGAAAGGCCGATGATCCATCTTGGCCATGGAGATCCCTCTGCATATTCTTCTTTCAGAACTACGCCTGTAGCCGAAGAAGCCGTCAACGGAGCCCTTCGATCTGCTAAATTTAACGGCTACGCGCCGGCTGCTGGCTTGCCTGAATCAAGGAG GGCAGTTGCAGAATTTTTATCAAAGGATCTTCCATATAATTTATCAGAAGAAGACATTTTCATCACTGCTGGTGCCGCTCATGCAATAGAACTCATCTTAACTGTCTTGGCTCAGCCCGGCGCCAACATCCTACTTCCCAGGCCTGGATATCCATCCTATGAAGCTCACTCCTCGTTTGTGGATCTTGAAGTCCGACATTTCGATCTCTTTCCGGAGAAAGACTGGGAGATCGATCTTGATGGTGTAGAAGCTCTGGCAGATGTTAACACTGTTGCCATGGTTGTCATCAACCCTGGGAATCCAAGTGGAAGTGTTTTCACATGGGAACATCTTCGAAAG ATTGCGGAGACCGCAAAAAGGCTTGGGATCGTGCTGATCTCTGATGAAGTTTACTACGATCTTGTTTTCGGAGGCAACAAATTTGTGCCAATGGGAGTTTTTGGATCAGTCACCCCTGTTGTCAGTCTTGGAACAATGTCGAAAAGATGGCTGGTTCCGGGGTGGCGGCTTGGTTGGATAGCTCTCTCTGATCCGAATGGAATTCTTGAGAAATCTGGG ATAACAGAATGCATTAAGAACTACCGCAACATCTCGGCCGATTCTACAACTCTCATTCAG GGAGCAATTCCTGAAATCCTGGAGAAAACACCAAAGGATTTCATATCAAACATCGTGGTTCTACTTAGAGAAGCCGCGGATGCATGCTGTTCACAGATTATGGAGATCCCTTTCCTTTATTTACCTCAAAAACCACAAGGAGCCATGTCTACAATG GTGAAGTTAAATCTTGATATGCTGGAAGGCATAGAAGATGACATGGATTTCTGCTTTAAACTCGCTAAAGAGGAATCGGTTCTTATTCTTCCAG GGTCTGTTTTGGGACTCAAGAATTGGTTGAGAATAAGTTTTGCAGCAGATTTGGCTTCTTTGGAAGAGGGACTTCACAGAATCAAAGCTTTCTGTTGCAGGCATTCCAACATGATCATGTAG
- the LOC140866240 gene encoding nicotianamine aminotransferase 1-like isoform X2: MKKELKNDDERPMIHLGHGDPSAYSSFRTTPVAEEAVNGALRSAKFNGYAPAAGLPESRRAVAEFLSKDLPYNLSEEDIFITAGAAHAIELILTVLAQPGANILLPRPGYPSYEAHSSFVDLEVRHFDLFPEKDWEIDLDGVEALADVNTVAMVVINPGNPSGSVFTWEHLRKIAETAKRLGIVLISDEVYYDLVFGGNKFVPMGVFGSVTPVVSLGTMSKRWLVPGWRLGWIALSDPNGILEKSGITECIKNYRNISADSTTLIQGAIPEILEKTPKDFISNIVVLLREAADACCSQIMEIPFLYLPQKPQGAMSTMVKLNLDMLEGIEDDMDFCFKLAKEESGLFWDSRIG, translated from the exons ATGAAGAAAGAACTGAAGAATGATGATGAAAGGCCGATGATCCATCTTGGCCATGGAGATCCCTCTGCATATTCTTCTTTCAGAACTACGCCTGTAGCCGAAGAAGCCGTCAACGGAGCCCTTCGATCTGCTAAATTTAACGGCTACGCGCCGGCTGCTGGCTTGCCTGAATCAAGGAG GGCAGTTGCAGAATTTTTATCAAAGGATCTTCCATATAATTTATCAGAAGAAGACATTTTCATCACTGCTGGTGCCGCTCATGCAATAGAACTCATCTTAACTGTCTTGGCTCAGCCCGGCGCCAACATCCTACTTCCCAGGCCTGGATATCCATCCTATGAAGCTCACTCCTCGTTTGTGGATCTTGAAGTCCGACATTTCGATCTCTTTCCGGAGAAAGACTGGGAGATCGATCTTGATGGTGTAGAAGCTCTGGCAGATGTTAACACTGTTGCCATGGTTGTCATCAACCCTGGGAATCCAAGTGGAAGTGTTTTCACATGGGAACATCTTCGAAAG ATTGCGGAGACCGCAAAAAGGCTTGGGATCGTGCTGATCTCTGATGAAGTTTACTACGATCTTGTTTTCGGAGGCAACAAATTTGTGCCAATGGGAGTTTTTGGATCAGTCACCCCTGTTGTCAGTCTTGGAACAATGTCGAAAAGATGGCTGGTTCCGGGGTGGCGGCTTGGTTGGATAGCTCTCTCTGATCCGAATGGAATTCTTGAGAAATCTGGG ATAACAGAATGCATTAAGAACTACCGCAACATCTCGGCCGATTCTACAACTCTCATTCAG GGAGCAATTCCTGAAATCCTGGAGAAAACACCAAAGGATTTCATATCAAACATCGTGGTTCTACTTAGAGAAGCCGCGGATGCATGCTGTTCACAGATTATGGAGATCCCTTTCCTTTATTTACCTCAAAAACCACAAGGAGCCATGTCTACAATG GTGAAGTTAAATCTTGATATGCTGGAAGGCATAGAAGATGACATGGATTTCTGCTTTAAACTCGCTAAAGAGGAATCG GGTCTGTTTTGGGACTCAAGAATTGGTTGA
- the LOC140866922 gene encoding reticulon-like protein B17 — MDSPPPSQRSEPRSRTKSASRLSKLRHYSHEGADIPQLSLEIAPYSPKPSSPSPASTLSPRPPYTLPLRELLMISPSPTKRSKKRLSDRLETAEDAFVEASGVRKRCKSKNALLGCAASPRSTRKSRRRLEQEMREEREFGVGEEIMAKPRKKRQGGRARKEKSILVPSDSSPRTTDGDGCNLDRIEKLISDLVMWKDVSKSSLWFGFGFLCFLSSSFTKGVSFSIFSFLSQVGLLILGLSFFSNSMRKRDANDTRRDFKLEEEDIVKLGRLILPAANYSISKTREVFSGEPAMTLKVVPFLLVGAEYGHLITLWRLCALSFFIGFTCPKMYSTYSTELSKKVEYVKSWGLETWGACTHKKIVAASFVTAFWNLTAIRTRIFAAFLCLVIIRYRRQNIEVKNEEDIGGKKQKKDHEQQQQKQTQALVAIEIDSKK; from the exons ATGGATTCCCCACCACCTTCTCAGCGATCGGAGCCCCGAAGTCGAACCAAATCCGCTTCAAGACTGTCAAAGCTCCGCCATTACAGCCACGAAGGAGCAGACATCCCACAGCTATCTTTAGAAATAGCCCCTTATTCACCAAAACCATCTAGTCCATCGCCTGCTTCCACCCTTTCTCCCAGGCCACCTTACACTCTACCGCTCCGCGAGCTCCTGATGATTTCTCCTTCGCCTACAAAAAGATCGAAAAAACGCCTTTCAGACAGGCTTGAAACGGCAGAAGATGCTTTTGTCGAGGCCAGCGGAGTTAGAAAAAGGTGCAAGAGTAAAAATGCTTTGTTGGGCTGTGCTGCATCTCCAAGGAGTACTCGGAAGTCGCGGAGACGATTGGAGCAAGAaatgagagaagagagggagTTTGGCGTGGGTGAAGAAATTATGGCAAAGCCAAGAAAGAAGAGGCAGGGTGGCAGGGCTAGGAAGGAAAAATCAATATTAGTCCCTTCTGATTCTTCACCGA GAACAACTGACGGTGATGGGTGCAATCTTGATCGAATCGAGAAGCTTATAAGTGATTTGGTTATGTGGAAAGATGTCTCTAAATCAAGCCTTTGGTTCGGTTTTGGCTTCCTCTGTTTCCTGTCTTCTAGTTTTACAAAAGGTGTCAGCTTTAG CATCTTCTCGTTCTTATCTCAAGTGGGACTTCTAATTTTGGGATTGTCATTCTTCTCAAATTCAATGCGCAAAAG GGATGCCAATGATACGAGGCGTGATTTCAAGTTGGAAGAAGAGGATATAGTGAAACTTGGCAGACTAATACTTCCAGCTGCAAATTATTCAATCTCAAAAACAAGAGAAGTGTTCTCAGGAGAACCAGCAATGACCCTCAAA GTTGTTCCTTTCTTGCTTGTGGGAGCTGAATATGGCCATCTCATTACCTTATGGAGATTATGTGCACTTA GTTTTTTCATTGGCTTCACTTGCCCAAAAATGTATTCCACTTACTCAACTGAATTATCCAAGAAAG TTGAATATGTGAAATCTTGGGGGCTGGAAACATGGGGAGCTTGCACACACAAAAAGATCGTGGCAGCATCATTTGTGACTGCCTTTTGGAATCTCACAGCCATCAGAACTCGGATTTTCGCTG CATTTCTGTGTCTCGTAATAATTAGATATCGGAGACAGAACATAGAAGTAAAGAATGAGGAAGATATAGGAGGAAAAAAACAGAAAAAGGATCACGAGCAGCAGCAGCAAAAGCAAACTCAGGCATTAGTTGCCATAGAAATCGATTCCAAGAAATGA
- the LOC140864065 gene encoding protein NUCLEAR FUSION DEFECTIVE 6, mitochondrial-like isoform X4, producing MAIAAASTAARSIFRSSSLRNATSRLASQAKSARSPFALPSRAPLAHRIFRCPSEMSACLESMQPYHTATASALMTSMLTASRVGYSWLPEGSDDA from the exons ATGGCCATCGCCGCCGCATCAACTGCCGCTAGATCCATATTCCGGTCCTCATCCCTCCGTAACGCCACCTCTAGACTCGCCTCCCAAGCGAAATCTGCTCGCTCGCCTTTCGCTCTCCCGTCCAGGGCCCCGCTTGCTCACCGCATCTTTAG GTGCCCTTCTGAAATGAGTGCGTGCCTGGAATCGATGCAACCATACCACACTGCCACGGCCTCGGCCCTTATGACCTCGATGCTTACCGCCTCTCGCGTTGGATACAGTTGGCTTCCAGAAG GTAGTGATGATGCATAA
- the LOC140864065 gene encoding protein NUCLEAR FUSION DEFECTIVE 6, mitochondrial-like isoform X1, protein MAIAAASTAARSIFRSSSLRNATSRLASQAKSARSPFALPSRAPLAHRIFRCPSEMSACLESMQPYHTATASALMTSMLTASRVGYSWLPEACNDDL, encoded by the exons ATGGCCATCGCCGCCGCATCAACTGCCGCTAGATCCATATTCCGGTCCTCATCCCTCCGTAACGCCACCTCTAGACTCGCCTCCCAAGCGAAATCTGCTCGCTCGCCTTTCGCTCTCCCGTCCAGGGCCCCGCTTGCTCACCGCATCTTTAG GTGCCCTTCTGAAATGAGTGCGTGCCTGGAATCGATGCAACCATACCACACTGCCACGGCCTCGGCCCTTATGACCTCGATGCTTACCGCCTCTCGCGTTGGATACAGTTGGCTTCCAGAAG CTTGCAATGATGATCTATGA
- the LOC140864065 gene encoding protein NUCLEAR FUSION DEFECTIVE 6, mitochondrial-like isoform X2, with product MAIAAASTAARSIFRSSSLRNATSRLASQAKSARSPFALPSRAPLAHRIFRCPSEMSACLESMQPYHTATASALMTSMLTASRVGYSWLPEACNDDV from the exons ATGGCCATCGCCGCCGCATCAACTGCCGCTAGATCCATATTCCGGTCCTCATCCCTCCGTAACGCCACCTCTAGACTCGCCTCCCAAGCGAAATCTGCTCGCTCGCCTTTCGCTCTCCCGTCCAGGGCCCCGCTTGCTCACCGCATCTTTAG GTGCCCTTCTGAAATGAGTGCGTGCCTGGAATCGATGCAACCATACCACACTGCCACGGCCTCGGCCCTTATGACCTCGATGCTTACCGCCTCTCGCGTTGGATACAGTTGGCTTCCAGAAG CTTGCAATGATGATGTGTGA
- the LOC140864065 gene encoding protein NUCLEAR FUSION DEFECTIVE 6, mitochondrial-like isoform X3 has translation MAIAAASTAARSIFRSSSLRNATSRLASQAKSARSPFALPSRAPLAHRIFRCPSEMSACLESMQPYHTATASALMTSMLTASRVGYSWLPEGLDKTR, from the exons ATGGCCATCGCCGCCGCATCAACTGCCGCTAGATCCATATTCCGGTCCTCATCCCTCCGTAACGCCACCTCTAGACTCGCCTCCCAAGCGAAATCTGCTCGCTCGCCTTTCGCTCTCCCGTCCAGGGCCCCGCTTGCTCACCGCATCTTTAG GTGCCCTTCTGAAATGAGTGCGTGCCTGGAATCGATGCAACCATACCACACTGCCACGGCCTCGGCCCTTATGACCTCGATGCTTACCGCCTCTCGCGTTGGATACAGTTGGCTTCCAGAAG GCCTTGACAAGACTAGATGA
- the LOC140864390 gene encoding uncharacterized protein: MKVKVISRSTEEFTRERSQDLQRVFRNYDPNLRSQEKSVEYVRALNAAKLDKIFARPFIGAMDGHIDAVSSMAKNPNHLKGIFSGSMDGDIRLWDLATRRTVCQFPGHQGAVKGLTVSTDGRVLVSCGTDSTIRLWNVPIPSLMDFGNIFNSEAKEPLAVYVWKNAFWAVDHQSNGDLFATAGAQVDIWDHNRSQPVNSFEWGKHTSISVRFNPGEPNILATSGSDRSITIFDLRLSSPARKIIMRTKTNSIAWNPMEPMNFTAANEDCNCYSYDARKLDEARCVHKDHVSAVMDIDYSPTGREFVTGSYDRTVRIFQYNGGHSREIYHTKRMQRVFCVKFSCDASYVISGSDDTNLRLWKAKASEQLGVLLPRERKKHEYLEAVKNRYKHLPEVKRIVRHRHLPKAIYKASSLRRFVADAERRKAERRRAHSAPGSIVQVPLRKRRIIQQVE, from the exons ATGAAGGTGAAAGTGATTTCCCGTTCTACGGAAGAATTCACCCGCGAACGAAGCCAAGACCTGCAG AGGGTGTTTCGAAATTACGATCCCAATCTCAGATCCCAAGAGAAATCAGTCGAGTATGTTCGAGCTCTTAATGCTGCTAAATTAGATAAG ATATTTGCTCGTCCGTTTATTGGGGCAATGGATGGGCACATTGATGCGGTTTCATCTATGGCCAAGAATCCCAATCATTTAAAGGGGATATTTTCCGGTTCTATGGATGGAG ATATTCGTCTTTGGGATTTGGCCACCAG GCGGACAGTTTGTCAGTTTCCTGGGCATCAAGGTGCAGTAAAGGGTTTGACGGTGTCTACAGATGGTCGTGTTCTTGTATCGTGTGGAACAGATTCCAC TATCAGGCTCTGGAATGTTCCCATTCCTTCGCTTATGGACTTTGGTAACATATTCAATAGTGAAGCCAAG GAGCCACTGGCGGTCTATGTTTGGAAAAATGCTTTCTG GGCTGTTGATCACCAATCGAATGGTGATCTGTTTGCTACTGCTGGAGCTCAAGTGGACATATGGGACCACAACAG GTCTCAGCCTGTCAACAGTTTTGAATGGGGCAAACATACATCTATATCTGTGCGATTTAATCCCGGAGAACCGAATATATTGGCGACATCGGGCAG TGACCGAAGCATTACAATATTTGATTTACGATTGTCATCTCCAGCGAGAAAGATAATCATGAGG ACAAAAACTAATTCAATAGCATGGAATCCGATGGAACCAATGAATTTTACAGCT GCAAATGAAGATTGCAATTGTTACAGCTATGATGCTCGAAAATTGGATGAAGCTAGATGTGTACACAAAGATCATGTCTCTGCCGT AATGGATATTGATTACTCGCCAACTGGTCGTGAATTTGTTACTGGATCTTACGATAGAACT GTTAGGATATTCCAGTATAATGGTGGCCACAGTCGTGAAATTTATCATACCAAGAGAATGCAAAG GGTCTTCTGTGTCAAGTTCAGTTGTGATGCAAGTTATGTGATATCTGGAAGTGATGATACAAACCTCCGTCTGTGGAAAGCTAAAGCATCTGAGCAATTAGGAGTT CTTTTACCAAGAGAACGTAAAAAACATGAATATTTGGAAGCTGTCAAGAATCGATACAAGCATCTTCCAGAGGTTAAGCGCATTGTCAG GCACAGGCATTTGCCAAAGGCAATCTATAAAGCATCTTCTCTGAGACGTTTCGTGGCTGATGCTGAAAGAAGGAAGGCAGAGAGGAGAAGAGCTCATAGTGCCCCAGGAAGTATAGTCCAAGTGCCATTGCGCAAAAGAAGAATCATTCAACAAGTTGAATAA
- the LOC140894689 gene encoding probable transcription factor GLK1 isoform X2: MESKAIAETSACADEKPEIITRVSTSVSDDKISEESNSNKLEVKAASVSTSASNQCSGSSLIQGEETVINSEGTFVVNPSFGEAEKGSKSSGHLKNPVGRKKVKVDWTPELHKKFVQAVEQLGLDKAVPSRILELMGIDCLTRHNVASHLQKYRSHQKHVIAREAEAASWSRRRHGGAGRPDAKSWAVPTIGFPPVTTFPHYKPLHVWGHPSADQSFMHLWPYHQAPSPSPSPVWASGHPSPPSVSGDPNFWYLHHHNVPAPGMPCFTTPFTPTTFPSHAVQGIPPTGMYRVDPVVGVPTIPPGRTLPEPPCDFHPPKENIDAIIGDVLSKPWLPLPLGLKPPSIDGVLIELQREGISKIPPSCA, translated from the exons ATGGAATCAAAAGCTATTGCTGAAACCTCAGCTTGTGCCGATGAGAAACCAGAAATAATTACTCGTGTTAGTACGTCAGTATCTGATGATAAAATATCTGAAGAAAGtaattcaaacaaattagaaGTAAAGGCAGCCTCTGTTTCAACCTCAGCCTCTAACCAGTGTTCAGGATCAAGCTTGATTCAGGGAGAGGAAACTGTGATTAACAGTGAAGGAACATTTGTTGTTAATCCATCTTTTGGAGAAGCCGAGAAAGGAAGTAAATCTTCTGGTCACTTGAAAAATCCTGTAGGCAGGAAGAAAGTTAAG GTTGATTGGACGCCTGAGCTGCACAAAAAGTTTGTGCAGGCAGTGGAACAGCTGGGTTTGGACAAGGCTGTGCCTTCAAGGATTTTGGAGCTCATGGGAATTGATTGTCTTACTCGCCATAATGTTGCTAGCCATCTACAA AAATATCGATCACACCAGAAACATGTGATTGCTCGAGAAGCAGAGGCTGCAAGCTGGAGCCGGAGGAGGCATGGTGGGGCAGGCAGGCCAGATGCAAAATCTTGGGCTGTACCTACCATTGGCTTCCCCCCGGTGACAACATTTCCTCATTATAAACCCTTACATGTATGGGGTCATCCATCTGCCGACCAATCATTTATGCACTTGTGGCCTTACCACCAAGCCCCTTCACCATCTCCCTCACCTGTTTGGGCCTCAGGTCATCCTTCGCCACCATCAGTATCTGGCGACCCTAATTTTTGGTATTTGCACCACCACAAT GTTCCGGCACCCGGAATGCCTTGCTTTACAACGCCTTTTACACCTACG ACATTTCCCTCTCATGCTGTACAAGGCATACCACCTACGGGCATGTACAGAGTGGACCCTGTTGTTGGTGTGCCTACTATACCCCCTGGACGAACACTGCCTGAACCACCATGTGACTTTCATCCG CCAAAGGAGAATATAGATGCAATCATTGGTGATGTTTTATCAAAGCCGTGGCTTCCTCTACCACTTGGACTGAAGCCCCCCTCAATTGATGGCGTACTGATCGAGTTGCAACGTGAAGGGATATCAAAGATTCCACCATCTTGTGCTTAA
- the LOC140894689 gene encoding probable transcription factor GLK1 isoform X1: protein MESKAIAETSACADEKPEIITRVSTSVSDDKISEESNSNKLEVKAASVSTSASNQCSGSSLIQGEETVINSEGTFVVNPSFGEAEKGSKSSGHLKNPVGRKKVKVDWTPELHKKFVQAVEQLGLDKAVPSRILELMGIDCLTRHNVASHLQQKYRSHQKHVIAREAEAASWSRRRHGGAGRPDAKSWAVPTIGFPPVTTFPHYKPLHVWGHPSADQSFMHLWPYHQAPSPSPSPVWASGHPSPPSVSGDPNFWYLHHHNVPAPGMPCFTTPFTPTTFPSHAVQGIPPTGMYRVDPVVGVPTIPPGRTLPEPPCDFHPPKENIDAIIGDVLSKPWLPLPLGLKPPSIDGVLIELQREGISKIPPSCA, encoded by the exons ATGGAATCAAAAGCTATTGCTGAAACCTCAGCTTGTGCCGATGAGAAACCAGAAATAATTACTCGTGTTAGTACGTCAGTATCTGATGATAAAATATCTGAAGAAAGtaattcaaacaaattagaaGTAAAGGCAGCCTCTGTTTCAACCTCAGCCTCTAACCAGTGTTCAGGATCAAGCTTGATTCAGGGAGAGGAAACTGTGATTAACAGTGAAGGAACATTTGTTGTTAATCCATCTTTTGGAGAAGCCGAGAAAGGAAGTAAATCTTCTGGTCACTTGAAAAATCCTGTAGGCAGGAAGAAAGTTAAG GTTGATTGGACGCCTGAGCTGCACAAAAAGTTTGTGCAGGCAGTGGAACAGCTGGGTTTGGACAAGGCTGTGCCTTCAAGGATTTTGGAGCTCATGGGAATTGATTGTCTTACTCGCCATAATGTTGCTAGCCATCTACAA CAGAAATATCGATCACACCAGAAACATGTGATTGCTCGAGAAGCAGAGGCTGCAAGCTGGAGCCGGAGGAGGCATGGTGGGGCAGGCAGGCCAGATGCAAAATCTTGGGCTGTACCTACCATTGGCTTCCCCCCGGTGACAACATTTCCTCATTATAAACCCTTACATGTATGGGGTCATCCATCTGCCGACCAATCATTTATGCACTTGTGGCCTTACCACCAAGCCCCTTCACCATCTCCCTCACCTGTTTGGGCCTCAGGTCATCCTTCGCCACCATCAGTATCTGGCGACCCTAATTTTTGGTATTTGCACCACCACAAT GTTCCGGCACCCGGAATGCCTTGCTTTACAACGCCTTTTACACCTACG ACATTTCCCTCTCATGCTGTACAAGGCATACCACCTACGGGCATGTACAGAGTGGACCCTGTTGTTGGTGTGCCTACTATACCCCCTGGACGAACACTGCCTGAACCACCATGTGACTTTCATCCG CCAAAGGAGAATATAGATGCAATCATTGGTGATGTTTTATCAAAGCCGTGGCTTCCTCTACCACTTGGACTGAAGCCCCCCTCAATTGATGGCGTACTGATCGAGTTGCAACGTGAAGGGATATCAAAGATTCCACCATCTTGTGCTTAA